The following are encoded in a window of Rosa chinensis cultivar Old Blush chromosome 4, RchiOBHm-V2, whole genome shotgun sequence genomic DNA:
- the LOC112198234 gene encoding proline-rich receptor-like protein kinase PERK13: protein MDSLLANYASSDEEEDQKPHHHHQLQPPPNPSSSSSSSLFSSLPKPKPEPEPSSFFNSLPPPKQTHSNPPHQEDQDSKPTSRSSLFSSLPKPKPSSLFQSLPKPKLEPQEEEEEDIKPPSSVFSSLPPPKSQIPNKPISNSSSSPAQIPKRVVQFKPPINPYFANSSHLEDDDDDEEEEERRRRKASEASSAQPLSVTSFLSAIPAPRNSGVNSGLGSGVGSGRRATVETESCGSKVESDVGLDRNENVASYDDPQSNFDPNAEGYGGYESYQYGVDQNVDSGVSGGDGSSYGSYSGYGGYNGYAGNHGNEWADGSGTAAAMGVSGDTGVKVSGKRRRNDVPTEILEVKQDELMKNRPREDQAKVTGIAFGPSYQPVSTKGKPTKLHKRKHQIGSLYFDMKQKEMELQERRSRGFLTKAETQAKYGW from the exons ATGGACTCTCTGCTAGCAAACTACGCCTCTTCcgacgaagaagaagatcaaaaaccccaccaccaccaccaactaCAACCACCTccaaacccttcttcttcttcttcttcttctcttttctcttctctacccaaacccaaacccgaaCCCGAACCTTCATCCTTCTTTAATTCCCTTCCTCCTCCGAAACAAACCCATTCAAATCCTCCCCACCAAGAAGACCAAGACTCAAAACCCACCTCAAGATCTTCTCTTTTCTCCTCTctacccaaacccaaaccctccTCTCTCTTCCAATCCCTTCCCAAACCAAAACTTGaaccacaagaagaagaagaagaagacataaAACCCCCTTCTTCTgttttctcttctcttcctccCCCCAAATCCCAAATCCCTAACAAACCCATCTCCAATTCCTCATCTTCTCCTGCCCAAATCCCCAAAAGGGTCGTCCAATTCAAGCCTCCCATCAACCCCTATTTCGCAAACTCTTCCCATCTcgaagacgacgacgacgatgaggaagaagaagagaggcgGCGGCGAAAAGCCTCGGAGGCCTCGTCGGCGCAACCTTTGTCCGTGACGTCCTTCTTATCAGCTATTCCGGCGCCCAGGAACTCGGGTGTGAATTCCGGTTTAGGTTCCGGTGTAGGTTCCGGTAGGAGAGCCACCGTTGAAACTGAGTCGTGTGGTTCTAAAGTGGAGAGCGATGTGGGTTTGGATCGAAATGAAAATGTAGCAAGTTATGATGATCCCCAATCAAATTTTGATCCAAATGCAGAAGGTTATGGTGGGTATGAGAGTTACCAATATGGTGTTGACCAAAATGTGGATTCTGGGGTTAGTGGCGGTGATGGTTCGAGCTATGGTAGTTACAGTGGTTATGGTGGGTATAATGGTTATGCTGGAAATCATGGGAACGAATGGGCTGATGGGTCGGGGACTGCGGCGGCAATGGGTGTGTCAGGTGATACTGGGGTTAAAGTGAgtgggaagaggaggaggaatgaTGTCCCAACTGAAATACTTGAGGTTAAGCAGGATGAGTTGATGAAGAATCGGCCGAGGGAGGACCAAGCCAAGGTGACCGGGATAGCTTTTGGGCCTTCTTACCAG CCTGTTTCGACGAAGGGGAAACCGACAAAGCTGCATAAGAGGAAGCATCAGATTGGTTCTCTGTACTTTGATATGAAGCAGAAGGAGATGGAACTTCAGGAGCGGCGTTCAAGAGGCTTCCTTACAAAAGCTGAAACACAAGCCAAGTATGGATGGTGA